CGATGAGCTCAATCTTGTCCCGCTGCCGGTTCAGTTCCTGTTCCATAGCGTTGGCGACTTCTGCATCCCACGCACCCAAATTTGGCATCTCCTGCTCCCCCAATCGCGCACCACTTGGTGCGTTCTTCTATTGCAACCCCAACCGCCGCTTTGCTTCCTCAGGGTCGTAGACCGCGCGCGATCCGCCAATCAACGGCGGACGCGTCCGCGCCATCACCACATGCGCCGCACCCACTTGCGTCAACGTCCCGCGCACCGGGACCGCGACCGGCTTCAAGTGCATCCCAATCAATGTATCGCCGATATCGATGCCAGCGTCCGCTTCAATCCGCTCCACCAGGCAAGCGTTCGGCAACGCGAAAAAAGCGTGGGCCGCCACGGCGCCGCCTGCGCCCATGACCGGCACTGCGCTGACCTCTCGCCAGCCTTTCTGCGCCGCCAGGCCGCGCGAGACGACCAGTGCGCGATTCAGGTGCTCGCAGCACTGAAACGCCGCATCACACCCGGTGGACGCGCAGAAGTCGAGCACCGTTTCCACGACCACCCGGCCCAGTTCCCCCGACGTCGCGGTACCAATGCGCTCACCCGCAATTTCGCTGGTGGAAGCGCCGACGACCAACAGGCGGCCGCGCGACAGGTGGGCGGCCGTGTGCAAATCCGAGAGGCACGTTTGCAAGGCGCTGCGAACTGCCGCTGGATCTGCCTTCAGCATCCGGCGCCACCCGCCAAATCGGCTGCTACGTCCGCCGGCGAGCGTTTGCGGTCGAGCTGGTTCATCTTGTCCACCCGCCGGGCATGCCGGCCCCCTTCGAACTCGGCAGCCAGCCAGACCTTGAGCACCTGTTCAGCCACCCCGACGCCAACGACCCGCTCCCCCATCGTCAGGACGTTCGCGTCGTTGTGGCGGCGCGACATCTCGGCGGAGTACACATCGTGCGCGGTGACTGCGCGGATGCCCGGCACCTTGTTGGCCGTGATGCACATCCCAAGGCCGCTGCCGCAAATCAGCACGCCGCGATCGTACGCGCCGCTCGCAACCGCCTGTGCAACCTTCAGCCCATAATCCGGATAGTCCACGGAGGATTCGTCATAGGTTCCGAAGTCGTCATACGTGACACCGAGCTCCTTCAACGTCTCCACCATCGCGTTCTTTAACCGCAAGCCAGCGTGGTCAGACCCGATGGCTACTTTCATGCTTCAACACCTCATCTTCAATCTCGCCGCAGCCCCCGCCCGGCCCATCACACCGAGCCCTGCGGTCGGACGACGGGCCGCTACGCCTGGTCATCGCGCGACGTCAACCGGTCGATCTCGGCGTTCGCCTCCAGCTTGTTGAGAAGCACATCAATCGCCTCTTCCAGTTTTCGCGCACAGGTTTCGTAATCTTCGGCCGTTCCACCGAATGGATCTACAATATCACAGCCTGCGGACGATTGGCTCCCCTCATCGGAAATATAACGAAGAAGTTCGAACGTTTTGTCCGCAGCCTGTGGGAATTGACGAATCACATGCTGCCTGTGGCCGGCGGTCATCGTGAGAATGATGTCCGCCTCTGATACCAGTTTCTCGTCCAATGGCTGCGATACGTGGTCGACCTCGATGCTGCGCCGCTCCAGAGCGGCCGCCGCTTCGGGGGAAATCGGGACGCCAGCAACCGCGCTCACCCCCGCCGACTTGACAGACCAAGGCAAACCGCGCGCTTTCAGCCTGGACTTGGTGATGAGCGCCGCCATTGGGCTGCGGCAGGTGTTCCCTGTGCAGACAAACAAAATGCGCAACGCGGACACCTCCCCGCCTCAGGATGTGACAATGACATGGATGCTGCCTGGTTCCAGTATATCCGGGGGAATTTTGTGCATGCAATGGTGTACCGGCAGATGCACCGGAGCGAACGCACCTGCGGATGACCAAAGCTTGGAGGACGGCGCCGGGATCTGCACAGCCAAGCTGAGGGCGCAGGACGAGTGCCCGGGTGACGGCCGCAGTCAAGCGGCATGCTAGGTACAGATGAAGTGCAACCCGTATCCGATGAGAATTGCAGCGCCCAGCAGTTCACCATATGTACCGGTGAGCTTGTTCGCACGCTTGCCGACAAGGATACCCAGCACACACATGATGGTCGCCACCACGCCGAACGCGAGTGCAGCGACGATGCCGTACGCCGCGCTGCGAAGGCCCAGACTGAACCCGACAGACAACGCGTCAATCGACACGCCGCCAGCAAACAACACCCCTCCAACGGCAGTGGCACCAAGCGGTGCCTGCTCTTTTGAGTCATTGTGGTACAAGCTTGCATAAACCATGTGCAGCCCCAAGCCGACCAACAATGCCCCACTGAACCACTGCGCGACCTTGCCCAACATCCCTTGCAGAATCACACCCGCCCATAAGCCTGCCAGCGTCAAAGCTACATGAAAAAAGCCGATGTACACCGCGAGCCGAAGCGCCCGCTGCCGGGTGACACCGTGCAAACCCAGCCCGATCGCGAGAGAGAACGCATCCATGCCCAGTGCGATTGCCATCATCATGATTTCCAGTCCGTCGTGCACGTGGTTGAACAAACGCGCTCCCCCCTCGTCACCCTCAAACCTATGCACTCGTCCACAAGAAAATGTCCAAGCGTAGTGGATGGATGGGGAGTAGGGATGGGGGTGGGGAATGGGGGTGGGGAATTGCGGTGGAGGAATTGCGGCCCCGCTTTAGGAACCTTTCCTGCCTAATTGGGGGTCCGGCACAGCCGGACCATCCGAC
Above is a genomic segment from Alicyclobacillus cycloheptanicus containing:
- a CDS encoding TIGR01440 family protein produces the protein MLKADPAAVRSALQTCLSDLHTAAHLSRGRLLVVGASTSEIAGERIGTATSGELGRVVVETVLDFCASTGCDAAFQCCEHLNRALVVSRGLAAQKGWREVSAVPVMGAGGAVAAHAFFALPNACLVERIEADAGIDIGDTLIGMHLKPVAVPVRGTLTQVGAAHVVMARTRPPLIGGSRAVYDPEEAKRRLGLQ
- a CDS encoding manganese efflux pump MntP produces the protein MFNHVHDGLEIMMMAIALGMDAFSLAIGLGLHGVTRQRALRLAVYIGFFHVALTLAGLWAGVILQGMLGKVAQWFSGALLVGLGLHMVYASLYHNDSKEQAPLGATAVGGVLFAGGVSIDALSVGFSLGLRSAAYGIVAALAFGVVATIMCVLGILVGKRANKLTGTYGELLGAAILIGYGLHFICT
- the rpiB gene encoding ribose 5-phosphate isomerase B produces the protein MKVAIGSDHAGLRLKNAMVETLKELGVTYDDFGTYDESSVDYPDYGLKVAQAVASGAYDRGVLICGSGLGMCITANKVPGIRAVTAHDVYSAEMSRRHNDANVLTMGERVVGVGVAEQVLKVWLAAEFEGGRHARRVDKMNQLDRKRSPADVAADLAGGAGC
- a CDS encoding low molecular weight protein arginine phosphatase — encoded protein: MRILFVCTGNTCRSPMAALITKSRLKARGLPWSVKSAGVSAVAGVPISPEAAAALERRSIEVDHVSQPLDEKLVSEADIILTMTAGHRQHVIRQFPQAADKTFELLRYISDEGSQSSAGCDIVDPFGGTAEDYETCARKLEEAIDVLLNKLEANAEIDRLTSRDDQA